From a region of the Armatimonadota bacterium genome:
- the tuf gene encoding elongation factor Tu (EF-Tu; promotes GTP-dependent binding of aminoacyl-tRNA to the A-site of ribosomes during protein biosynthesis; when the tRNA anticodon matches the mRNA codon, GTP hydrolysis results; the inactive EF-Tu-GDP leaves the ribosome and release of GDP is promoted by elongation factor Ts; many prokaryotes have two copies of the gene encoding EF-Tu), whose translation LPDGVEMVMPGDNVNLEVGLITPVALEEGLRFAIREGGRTVGAGVVTQVLE comes from the coding sequence GCTGCCGGACGGGGTGGAGATGGTGATGCCGGGGGACAACGTGAACCTGGAGGTGGGGCTGATCACGCCGGTGGCGCTGGAGGAGGGGCTGCGGTTCGCCATCCGGGAGGGGGGGCGGACGGTGGGGGCCGGGGTGGTCACCCAGGTGCTGGAGTGA